Below is a genomic region from Kribbella qitaiheensis.
TCCCCACCCGCTGACGCACCACCTCGAGTCGGAGACCTACACCTGGTCGGTCCTCCCGTCGCCGCCCAAAGGTCAGCAGCGACTGGCCGAAGGAATCGCCGGAGAGCTCGCCTGGCTCCGCGACCGTCTGCTTGCTCTCGGCCTGACTCAACTCTGACAGTGAAGGAGGCCCCGATGACTCAGCAGGTGCTTGTGATCGACGTCGTCGGCCGCACTCCACGCTTGCTCCGGAAGATGCCGAGGCTGCGGTCCCTGCCGTTGTCCCGCACGCTCGGAGCGGTCCTGCCGGCGGTGACGTGCTCGGCACAGGCCACCTTCCTCACCGGGAAGCTCCCCTCGGACCATGGCATCGTCGGCAATGGCTGGTACTTCCGCGACCTCGGCGACGTGTTCCTCTGGCGTCAGCACAACCAGTTGGTGCAAGGCGAGAAGATCTGGGACGTCGCCCGCCGCAGCAACCCGCAGTACAAGGTCGCTAACGTCTGCTGGTGGTACGCGATGGGCGCCGAGACCGATCTGCTCGTCACGCCGCGCCCGATCTACTACGCGGACGGCCGGAAAGCTCCCGACTGCTACACCCGCCCGGTGGAGCTGCACGACCGGCTGACGAAGGACCTCGGCGCGTTCCCGCTCTTCAACTATTGGGGGCCGACAGCAAGCATCAAGTCGAGCAAGTGGATCGTCGCCGCTTCGCGCAAGATCCTTGCCGAGGACGACCCGGACCTGCTGCTCACCTACGTCCCGCACCTGGACTACGACCTCCAGCGGTACGGCGCGTCATCGGTCGAGGCGACCCGCGCGGCGATCGAGCTCGACGCCGTACTCGCCCCGCTGCTCGACGACGCGGAGGCCCGTGGCGCGACGGTGATCGTGCTCTCGGAGTACGGAATCACCGACGTCGACCGGCCGGTCGACATCAATCGCGTACTGCGAAGTGAAGGCCTCGTCGAGGTGCACACACAGGACGGGATGGAATACCTCGACCCGTGGACATCGCGGGCCTTCGCGGTGGCGGATCACCAGATCGCCCGTGTCTATGTGAAGGACCCAGTCGATATCGATGCCGTGAGCAAGCTTCTCCAACGCGTCGCCGGCGTGGCCGAGGTCCTCGATGCCGACGGCAAGAAAGAGCAAGGTCTCGACCATGAGCGCGCCGGAGAACTGGTCGCCGTCGCCGAAGCAGACTCGTGGTTCACCTATTACTACTGGCTGGACGACGAGCGGGCGCCGGACTTCGCCCGAGCTGTCGAGATCCATCGCAAGCCCGGCTACGACCCGGCCGAGCTGTTCTTCGATCCGTCCGATCGCTTCGTGAAACCGCGAGCCGCGTCGTACCTGCTACGCAAGAAGGTCGGTCTCCGGTACGCGATGCAGGTCGTCCCGCTCGACCCGTCGATCGTGCGCGGCTCGCACGGCCGGTTGCCCGCCTCCGACGAGGACGGCCCGGTCTTCCTGAGCTCGGATCCGACCCTGGTGCCCGAGGGGCAGATCGCGCCGACCGCAGTACGAGACCTTGTCCTGAAGGCTTCTAAGCTGATTCCCGAATGATCAGCTCGGTCGGCAGGATGACGGAATCCGCGCTGCCGTTGGCAAGCAACTCCAGCAACAAGCGCGTGGTCCCAGCTGCCTGCTCACCCATCGGGCTGCGGACGGTGGTCAGCGGGGGAGCAGTGTAGAGCGCGGCCTCGATGTCGTCGAAGCCGACCACGGCGACGTCGTCCGGCACCCGTCGACCGGCCTCGCGCAGGGTCCGCAGCGCACCGATCGCCATCAGGTCGTTGGCCGCGAACACGGCGTCGAGCTGCGGATCGTCGTCCAGCAGTTGCCGCATCGCCTCGGCGCCGGAGATCCGGGTGAAGTCGCCGAGGGCAACGATCGACCGGCGGCCGGTGCCCTGCAACGTCTCCCTGTACGCCGTCAGGCGATCCTGCGCGGCCGTCATGTCCAACGGACCGGAGATGGTGGCGATCCGCTGCCGCCCCTGTTCCAGTAGGTGCTGCACGGCCTTCGTAGCCCCACCGATGTTGTCGTTGTCGACGTACGGCATCAATCCCGGCGAGGCCAACCGCCCGTGCGACACCACCGGCAACCCGGTACGAGCCAGTGCCGCGGGGAGCGGGTCGGCGCCGTCCATCGAAACCAGCATCGCGCCATCGACATGTCCGGCCGCCAGGTAGTGCTCCACTCGACGGCGACTCTCGTCGGAACCGGCCAGCACGAGCGAGACCTGCTTGCCTGCCGCTTCCAGCTCGCGGGAGGCGGCCCGGACCACCATCGCGAACATCGGGTCGTCGGAGACCAGCCCGGCCGGCGGATCCGAAACGATGATCGCGATCGTGTTGGTCTTCTGGGTGACCAGGTTGCGGGCCGCGCCGTTCGGCACGTAACCGAGCTCGGTGACGGCGGCCATCACGATCTGCCGGATCTCCGGGGCGACCGTGGGCTCACCGTTGATCACCCGGGACACGCTGGACTTCGACACCCCGGCCCGGGCCGCGACGGCGTGCAGGGTCGGTCGTCGCACGGGCACCCCCTCGGCCTCAAAACAGCAAACAGCAAACAGCAGACAGCTTGGGGAGCGCTCCCCAAGCACTGAGCATCCCGGCGGTTCCGGAACCTTGTCAAGCGCCCCGGCGGGTTACCGCGAGGTTGCGCCCGGATCACCACGAAGCCTTGACACCGTTCCCGGAGCACGCAAGCCTCAGACTCAGGGAACGTTCCCCCGCCTCTTCTCCCGCCCGCCCTGGAGATGCCATGAGACCGTCTTTCCGTCCCGCGCGCCTCAAAGCCGCGACCCTCCTCGCCGTCGCGATGAGTTTCGTCATCGCCCTGGTCGTCAGCCCATCGGCCGACGCCGCCGACTTCCTCCTTTCCCAAGGCAAGCCCGTCACCGCCTCCTCGGCAGAGAACATCGCGTTCCCGGCCACCTCGGCCGTCGACGGCGATCCCGGCACCCGCTGGTCCAGCGCCTTCAGTGACCCGCAATGGATCCAGGTAGACCTCGGTCAGACCGCCACCGTCAGCCAGGTCCAGCTCAGCTGGGAGTCGGCGTACGCGATTGCCTTCCAGCTCCAGACCTCTGCCGATGGCAACAATTGGTCCTCGATCTACAGCACGACCACCAGCACTGGTGGCAACCAGACTCTCAAGGTCACCGGCTCCGGTCGCTACGTCCGCCTGCTCGGCACGCAGCGCGCTACCCAATGGGGCTACTCGCTCTGGGAGTTCAAGGTCTTCGGTACGACGAGTGGCGGCCCTGGCCCCGGCCCGGGCAGCAAGTTGCTCTCGTACAACAAGCCCGGCTTCGCATCGACGCAGCAGAGTGACGGCAACTGCTTCGAATGCACCCCCGCCAGGGCGTTCGACCTCGACCCGGCCAGCCGCTGGGCGACCGCGACGGATGTCGGCTGGGTCGACCCGGGCTGGATCTACGTCGACCTCGGCGCGACCGCCCAGATCGACAAGGTGATCCTGCAATGGGATCCGGCGTCGGCGAAGTCGTACCAGCTCCAGGTCTCCAACGACGCGAACAACTGGACCGCGATCTACACGAGCACGACCGGACCCGGTTTCAAGGAGACGCTGAACATCACCGGCTCCGGCCGCTACGTCCG
It encodes:
- a CDS encoding LacI family DNA-binding transcriptional regulator — protein: MRRPTLHAVAARAGVSKSSVSRVINGEPTVAPEIRQIVMAAVTELGYVPNGAARNLVTQKTNTIAIIVSDPPAGLVSDDPMFAMVVRAASRELEAAGKQVSLVLAGSDESRRRVEHYLAAGHVDGAMLVSMDGADPLPAALARTGLPVVSHGRLASPGLMPYVDNDNIGGATKAVQHLLEQGRQRIATISGPLDMTAAQDRLTAYRETLQGTGRRSIVALGDFTRISGAEAMRQLLDDDPQLDAVFAANDLMAIGALRTLREAGRRVPDDVAVVGFDDIEAALYTAPPLTTVRSPMGEQAAGTTRLLLELLANGSADSVILPTELIIRESA
- a CDS encoding alkaline phosphatase family protein, producing the protein MTQQVLVIDVVGRTPRLLRKMPRLRSLPLSRTLGAVLPAVTCSAQATFLTGKLPSDHGIVGNGWYFRDLGDVFLWRQHNQLVQGEKIWDVARRSNPQYKVANVCWWYAMGAETDLLVTPRPIYYADGRKAPDCYTRPVELHDRLTKDLGAFPLFNYWGPTASIKSSKWIVAASRKILAEDDPDLLLTYVPHLDYDLQRYGASSVEATRAAIELDAVLAPLLDDAEARGATVIVLSEYGITDVDRPVDINRVLRSEGLVEVHTQDGMEYLDPWTSRAFAVADHQIARVYVKDPVDIDAVSKLLQRVAGVAEVLDADGKKEQGLDHERAGELVAVAEADSWFTYYYWLDDERAPDFARAVEIHRKPGYDPAELFFDPSDRFVKPRAASYLLRKKVGLRYAMQVVPLDPSIVRGSHGRLPASDEDGPVFLSSDPTLVPEGQIAPTAVRDLVLKASKLIPE